In Paenarthrobacter sp. GOM3, a single window of DNA contains:
- a CDS encoding TIM barrel protein has protein sequence MTFRLAVCAEMVYGELPLIDRVRRIHDQGFEVELWDTRGRDIGALAATGARFSSMSGYFGGSVIDSSTAHEVLVSAEKLIPTALELGVERMVVHPAELGEGGRAVRPTHRATGGMWLTGLRTLEQLGQLGAEHGIVFALENLNTILDHPGIPLARAKDTLALVQAVNHPNVRMMLDLYHAQIGEGNLIELVRAAQPYTGEIQVADVPGRFEPGTGEINYSAVSRALVDAGYTGVIGLEAGAIDGQSIEAGDAALAAFRAAFTRN, from the coding sequence GTGACCTTCCGCCTGGCCGTCTGCGCGGAGATGGTCTACGGCGAACTGCCGTTGATCGACCGCGTCCGCCGCATCCACGATCAGGGCTTTGAGGTTGAGCTCTGGGACACGCGCGGCAGGGACATCGGAGCCCTCGCCGCCACCGGTGCCAGGTTCTCGTCCATGAGCGGCTATTTCGGCGGCAGCGTGATCGACTCCTCCACTGCGCACGAGGTACTGGTTTCGGCGGAGAAGCTGATCCCCACCGCCTTGGAACTAGGTGTCGAACGGATGGTGGTCCACCCCGCGGAGCTTGGCGAAGGTGGCCGCGCTGTGAGGCCCACCCATCGGGCCACGGGCGGGATGTGGCTGACCGGGCTCCGCACCTTGGAGCAGTTGGGCCAACTCGGTGCAGAGCATGGGATCGTCTTCGCGTTGGAGAACCTGAACACCATCCTGGACCACCCGGGCATTCCCTTGGCCCGCGCCAAGGACACCCTGGCGCTGGTCCAAGCGGTCAACCACCCCAATGTGAGGATGATGCTGGACCTTTACCACGCGCAGATTGGCGAGGGTAACCTGATCGAGCTGGTCCGGGCGGCCCAGCCTTACACGGGCGAGATCCAAGTGGCGGACGTGCCTGGCCGCTTCGAACCGGGCACCGGTGAGATCAACTATTCCGCCGTTTCCAGGGCGCTGGTCGACGCCGGATACACCGGGGTAATCGGACTGGAGGCCGGTGCCATCGACGGTCAATCGATCGAAGCCGGGGACGCCGCGCTGGCCGCCTTCCGCGCGGCGTTCACTCGCAACTGA
- a CDS encoding Gfo/Idh/MocA family oxidoreductase, whose protein sequence is MTYLQHPVAEDRPVRIAVIGAGWIGKFHAESIALRLPNARLEAIADPVQPALETLASRLGVKKISTDVSDVLNDPDVDAVLIAAPLRFHSELITAAAKAGKDVFCEKPGGRTIEELDAAIAAADQAGVVLRFGFNRRYSTDFAAARKLIDQGVIGVPQLLRSLTRDPGTEAGIGNPERIAPGTIFLETLIHDFDTLNWLNPGAVPVKVHAVADALVAPEAKAGGLLDTAVVTVTYSNGAIAVAEANFNALYGYDVRGEVFGSAGMVTAGSPQSTNATSYTAAGIASDTTRLNIDLFHDAYTDELAHFADDVAARRGSAEERPTAAQPRTAVAAPGGADARNALAVALAAFKSAESGLPVAVSDIAELRAAEAAPTGAAVLQETGA, encoded by the coding sequence ATGACGTACCTTCAGCACCCGGTCGCCGAGGACCGGCCCGTCCGCATAGCAGTCATCGGTGCGGGGTGGATCGGCAAGTTCCATGCTGAATCCATTGCATTGCGCCTCCCCAACGCCCGGCTGGAAGCCATCGCTGATCCCGTGCAGCCTGCCCTGGAGACCCTTGCCAGCCGGTTGGGCGTGAAGAAGATCAGCACCGACGTATCCGATGTCCTCAATGACCCGGACGTGGACGCCGTGTTGATCGCCGCGCCCCTGCGATTCCACTCGGAACTGATCACCGCGGCGGCGAAGGCAGGCAAGGATGTTTTCTGTGAGAAGCCGGGTGGCCGGACCATCGAGGAACTCGACGCCGCCATCGCAGCGGCAGACCAGGCCGGCGTCGTCCTCCGCTTTGGCTTCAACCGCCGCTATTCCACCGACTTTGCGGCCGCACGCAAGCTCATTGACCAGGGCGTCATCGGCGTGCCGCAACTTCTCCGCTCCCTGACCCGGGACCCCGGGACCGAGGCGGGAATCGGCAACCCGGAGCGCATTGCCCCGGGCACCATCTTCCTTGAGACCCTCATCCACGACTTCGACACCCTCAACTGGCTTAACCCGGGCGCCGTGCCGGTCAAGGTCCACGCGGTTGCGGACGCACTGGTCGCCCCCGAAGCCAAGGCCGGCGGACTCCTGGACACGGCCGTGGTGACGGTGACCTACAGCAACGGGGCCATCGCGGTGGCCGAAGCCAACTTCAACGCGCTCTACGGCTACGACGTCCGCGGCGAGGTTTTTGGTTCGGCAGGCATGGTCACGGCCGGCAGCCCGCAGTCCACCAACGCCACCAGCTACACGGCGGCCGGCATCGCCTCGGACACCACCCGCCTGAACATCGACCTCTTCCATGATGCCTACACGGACGAACTCGCACACTTCGCGGACGACGTCGCAGCGCGTCGCGGTTCAGCTGAGGAACGTCCGACGGCGGCCCAGCCCCGCACCGCTGTCGCCGCACCGGGTGGAGCGGACGCCCGCAACGCCCTGGCCGTGGCATTGGCTGCCTTCAAATCTGCAGAGTCGGGGCTGCCGGTGGCGGTGTCGGACATCGCAGAGCTTCGCGCAGCGGAGGCCGCGCCCACGGGTGCTGCCGTGTTGCAGGAGACCGGAGCGTGA
- a CDS encoding META domain-containing protein, with amino-acid sequence MMQTQQRICRAVSLAIVTAALLAGCSGSNTSPFVGVWGDPTNLGKPSLDLHAYGAASGTDGCNRLIGSWKEDAKTITFGGFATSRMACEGVDTWLSTAATAKIQEDGKLAVFGQDGKQIGTLNSKK; translated from the coding sequence ATGATGCAGACTCAGCAACGCATTTGCCGAGCTGTTTCCCTCGCAATCGTCACTGCCGCCCTTTTGGCTGGTTGCTCGGGAAGTAACACCAGCCCGTTTGTTGGCGTGTGGGGTGATCCGACGAATTTGGGAAAACCGTCATTGGATTTGCATGCCTATGGTGCTGCCTCTGGAACGGACGGCTGCAACAGGTTGATAGGTTCCTGGAAAGAAGACGCCAAGACCATCACGTTCGGTGGTTTCGCCACTTCACGGATGGCGTGTGAAGGCGTAGACACCTGGCTGTCCACAGCCGCCACGGCCAAGATCCAGGAGGACGGCAAACTGGCCGTGTTCGGGCAAGACGGCAAACAAATCGGCACCCTTAATTCCAAGAAATAG
- a CDS encoding LacI family DNA-binding transcriptional regulator has product MTGKRPTLMDVAEAAGVSRALVSIIMRDAPGASDATRLKVREAARELGYRPDSRARLLRSSRTRLLGLSFSTAHAFHAEIVDAAYAGATVRGYDIALSAVANGRPETRAVESLLDLGCEALIMISPSLSPEELAGYAARLPVISLLRDDVGDSLDSVSSDDHAGIRIAVEHLFSLGHRRIAHVDGGQAVSSPQRSAAFQAEMASRGLDARVIAGGPTEEDGLRAGSELQQDLPTAVVAFNDRCALGVWESFRAAGLRVPDDVSILGYDDSQFARLSYVQLSSISQDAPLLARAAVDRAVDRLEGSTSAAHLVRTPHLVVRGTTGEVPG; this is encoded by the coding sequence ATGACCGGGAAACGTCCCACCCTGATGGACGTGGCTGAGGCCGCAGGTGTATCCCGGGCATTGGTTTCGATCATCATGCGGGACGCTCCGGGTGCTTCTGACGCGACCCGACTGAAAGTGCGGGAGGCCGCACGGGAACTCGGCTACCGGCCAGATAGCCGTGCCCGGCTTCTCCGGAGCAGCCGCACCAGGCTCCTGGGCCTCAGCTTTTCCACCGCGCATGCGTTCCACGCCGAGATCGTGGACGCTGCCTACGCCGGAGCGACCGTGCGTGGGTACGACATTGCCCTCAGCGCCGTGGCAAATGGCCGCCCGGAAACGCGGGCAGTGGAATCCCTGCTGGACCTCGGCTGCGAGGCATTGATCATGATTTCCCCGTCCCTGTCACCGGAGGAATTGGCCGGATACGCTGCGCGCCTGCCCGTCATCAGCCTTCTCCGCGACGACGTTGGCGACTCCTTGGACTCAGTGAGCAGCGATGACCATGCAGGGATCCGCATTGCCGTGGAGCACCTGTTTTCGCTGGGGCACCGACGGATCGCACACGTGGATGGCGGCCAGGCAGTTTCCAGCCCGCAACGCAGTGCGGCATTCCAGGCCGAGATGGCTTCCCGTGGCCTGGATGCGCGCGTCATCGCCGGCGGGCCCACTGAAGAAGACGGTTTGCGCGCCGGCAGTGAGCTGCAGCAGGACTTGCCCACCGCCGTCGTGGCTTTCAATGACCGGTGTGCGCTGGGCGTCTGGGAGAGTTTCCGCGCGGCCGGCCTCCGCGTGCCGGATGACGTTTCCATCCTTGGCTATGACGACAGCCAGTTCGCTCGACTCAGCTATGTCCAGTTGTCCTCCATCAGCCAGGACGCGCCCTTGCTTGCCCGCGCCGCCGTCGACCGCGCGGTGGACCGTTTGGAGGGTTCGACGTCGGCCGCCCACTTGGTGCGGACACCGCACCTGGTGGTTCGGGGCACCACGGGAGAGGTACCCGGCTGA
- a CDS encoding DUF6855 family protein encodes MAAGTKDDPWQLTTPPGSSDYVMYKDESADPPAIVCQVGSTKLLYQLRAIEDLHAWLLEQGDWVPLGAADEGKDAAEGTVEAWGRSESNPVGGWYGLRKGYRGRFGMYMPPLLEALGLAELTHEKRNNAMRAIST; translated from the coding sequence ATGGCCGCTGGAACCAAAGACGATCCCTGGCAGCTCACGACTCCCCCAGGCTCATCGGACTACGTCATGTACAAGGATGAGTCCGCGGATCCACCCGCAATCGTCTGCCAAGTGGGCTCCACCAAGTTGCTGTACCAGCTCCGGGCCATCGAGGACCTGCACGCGTGGCTCCTGGAGCAGGGGGACTGGGTCCCGCTCGGTGCCGCCGACGAAGGCAAGGATGCCGCCGAAGGAACAGTAGAGGCGTGGGGCCGCAGCGAAAGCAACCCTGTGGGCGGTTGGTACGGCCTCCGCAAGGGCTACCGAGGCCGGTTCGGCATGTACATGCCACCCCTTTTGGAGGCCCTGGGCTTGGCCGAACTCACCCATGAGAAGCGGAACAACGCCATGCGGGCCATCTCCACGTAA
- a CDS encoding MFS transporter, with translation MAALRALRPFAHREFRVLIAALSISIFGSGMWAVAMVYEVIHLGGGPLELSLVATAASVGLVGFVLAGGIAADRLPQRLLIIAVEGANLAVIATVTILAMLNVIQLWHLALGAFVLGVGQAFFFPAYSAMLPSILPADDLLAANGMEGTVRPILQQAAGPAVAGILVASLTPGHAIAGVAVCHFLAFGILNFLGRQDFLHRQTKGGPQPQQSRERPAPSSFFRDLREGFVYTVRTPWLLWTLIWACLSVLFLIGPIEVLLPFVVRDQLGGDSRMFGALLAVMGVGSAVAALVTATLRLPRRYLTVMVVTWGLGSLPLAAIGLMDNFWALGIALLVFGATEGLGTVIWGTLLQRRVPRHLLGRISSLDFFVSLALMPVSMALAGPVAEVVPIWIIFLVAGLVCPIMAFVALFAAHMATDEIENPLQPEPLDPQSADTQPDAV, from the coding sequence ATGGCTGCGTTGAGAGCGCTGCGTCCCTTTGCGCACCGGGAATTCCGGGTGCTTATTGCCGCGCTGTCCATTTCCATCTTTGGGTCTGGCATGTGGGCCGTCGCGATGGTCTACGAGGTGATCCACCTCGGCGGCGGCCCGCTTGAATTATCACTCGTTGCCACCGCTGCCAGCGTGGGACTGGTGGGATTCGTGCTGGCCGGAGGCATCGCAGCCGATCGCCTGCCCCAGCGCCTCCTGATCATCGCCGTGGAGGGCGCCAACCTGGCGGTCATCGCCACGGTGACCATCCTGGCCATGCTCAATGTCATCCAGTTGTGGCACCTGGCCCTGGGAGCTTTCGTGCTGGGCGTGGGGCAGGCCTTCTTCTTCCCGGCTTACTCCGCGATGCTTCCCTCGATCCTGCCTGCCGACGACCTCCTGGCCGCGAACGGCATGGAAGGCACAGTGCGGCCGATCCTGCAGCAGGCGGCAGGTCCCGCCGTCGCCGGGATCCTGGTGGCTTCGCTGACTCCGGGGCATGCCATCGCCGGGGTTGCCGTGTGCCATTTCCTGGCGTTTGGGATCCTGAACTTCCTGGGTCGGCAAGACTTCCTGCATCGGCAAACGAAGGGTGGTCCGCAGCCCCAGCAGTCGAGGGAGCGGCCCGCACCGTCGTCGTTCTTCCGCGATCTCCGGGAGGGTTTCGTCTATACGGTCCGGACGCCATGGCTGCTGTGGACCCTGATCTGGGCTTGCCTGTCCGTCCTGTTCCTGATTGGCCCCATTGAAGTCCTGCTGCCGTTCGTGGTCCGGGACCAGCTCGGTGGCGACTCGCGGATGTTTGGTGCGCTGCTGGCGGTCATGGGGGTGGGAAGCGCAGTTGCTGCCCTGGTGACGGCTACGCTCAGGCTTCCGCGGCGGTACCTGACCGTGATGGTGGTGACGTGGGGTTTGGGGAGCCTGCCTTTGGCAGCGATTGGCCTGATGGACAACTTCTGGGCGTTGGGCATCGCGCTCCTGGTCTTCGGGGCCACTGAGGGACTCGGCACCGTGATTTGGGGGACGCTGCTGCAACGCCGCGTGCCACGGCACTTGCTGGGCCGGATCTCGAGCCTGGATTTTTTTGTCTCCCTGGCCCTCATGCCGGTGTCCATGGCCTTGGCCGGACCCGTGGCGGAGGTGGTTCCGATCTGGATCATCTTCCTGGTCGCTGGCTTGGTGTGTCCCATCATGGCTTTCGTAGCGCTGTTCGCTGCCCACATGGCCACCGACGAGATTGAGAACCCGCTGCAGCCGGAGCCATTGGACCCCCAATCTGCAGACACGCAGCCGGACGCTGTGTAA
- a CDS encoding LamB/YcsF family protein, which produces MDLNADLGESFGSWTMGDDASMFRIVSSANVACGFHAGDPLTMLDSCRAAFELDVRVGAHVGYRDLAGFGRRSLDMTFDELFGDVLYQLGALDGMAHAVGASVDYVKPHGALYNRIVHDAEQAEAVVAAVHAYDPGLPVLGLPGSAWLKLADESGHPVFREAFVDRAYLPDGTLVPRTQEGAVLHDPAAVVAQAVRLATRKEVLAIDGSVVPVQADSLCIHGDTPGAVNMAAAVREGLEQAGVQIEAFA; this is translated from the coding sequence GTGGATCTGAACGCTGACCTGGGGGAGTCCTTTGGTTCCTGGACCATGGGCGACGACGCCTCGATGTTCCGTATCGTGAGCAGCGCCAACGTGGCGTGCGGTTTCCACGCCGGAGATCCCCTCACCATGCTGGACAGCTGCCGCGCTGCGTTCGAACTGGACGTTCGTGTGGGCGCCCATGTGGGGTACCGGGACCTGGCTGGATTTGGACGCCGTTCCTTGGATATGACTTTCGACGAACTCTTCGGGGACGTCCTGTACCAACTCGGTGCCCTGGACGGGATGGCCCACGCTGTGGGGGCTTCGGTGGACTACGTCAAGCCGCATGGTGCGCTTTACAACAGGATTGTCCATGACGCAGAGCAAGCGGAGGCCGTGGTGGCCGCCGTTCATGCCTACGATCCAGGTCTTCCCGTGCTGGGCCTGCCGGGTTCGGCATGGCTGAAACTGGCCGATGAATCCGGGCACCCGGTCTTCCGGGAAGCGTTCGTGGACCGGGCCTACCTGCCGGATGGCACACTGGTCCCGCGCACCCAGGAAGGCGCCGTGCTGCACGACCCCGCAGCTGTGGTGGCCCAAGCGGTGCGGTTGGCGACGCGCAAGGAAGTACTTGCCATCGACGGTTCCGTTGTCCCAGTGCAGGCGGACTCGCTCTGCATCCACGGGGACACTCCGGGGGCCGTCAACATGGCCGCCGCGGTTCGGGAAGGACTGGAGCAGGCCGGCGTGCAGATCGAGGCATTCGCCTGA
- a CDS encoding biotin-dependent carboxyltransferase family protein, translating into MGAVVVDPGSLSSVLGPEQALDRASMHLANALLGNPAAAGGLEVLLGGLRLRFVTASAVSITGAEGLITLNGSELPMNKAVRVAPGAVLDVGPALFGIRYYVAVHGGIPPQAEPLRAGEALTFGRPNRQAFPEVKQPARRALDPERPVVVRVSPGPEATNFGVGSWLRLTTEPWILSPESDRAGARLAGRPLEAATTHPREPQPLLTGSVLLPQSGLPVIALAGHPATATSPVIALVRDDDLDLIGQARPGQMVHLLGAAEPGAPSRTAGAQR; encoded by the coding sequence GTGGGTGCAGTAGTAGTTGACCCGGGATCGTTGTCTTCCGTCCTGGGACCTGAACAAGCACTGGACCGTGCGTCCATGCATCTGGCCAATGCCCTCCTGGGCAACCCCGCCGCTGCCGGGGGCCTGGAGGTCTTACTGGGCGGCCTCCGGCTCCGATTCGTCACGGCCTCTGCAGTTTCGATCACCGGCGCCGAAGGCCTCATCACCCTCAATGGCTCGGAACTGCCCATGAACAAAGCAGTGCGGGTGGCTCCGGGAGCTGTCCTCGACGTCGGGCCGGCGCTTTTCGGAATCCGGTACTACGTAGCTGTCCACGGCGGGATTCCGCCTCAGGCCGAGCCGCTGCGGGCGGGCGAGGCCCTGACGTTTGGCCGTCCGAACCGCCAGGCCTTTCCGGAGGTCAAACAGCCTGCGCGCCGTGCGCTGGATCCGGAACGTCCAGTGGTCGTCAGGGTTTCCCCCGGCCCGGAAGCAACGAATTTCGGCGTCGGCTCGTGGCTCCGGTTGACCACCGAACCATGGATTCTCTCGCCGGAGTCGGACCGCGCTGGTGCGCGGCTGGCGGGGCGGCCCCTCGAGGCGGCCACAACTCACCCACGCGAACCCCAGCCGCTGCTGACCGGCTCGGTCCTGCTGCCGCAGTCGGGCCTTCCGGTGATCGCTTTGGCCGGCCACCCGGCAACCGCCACCTCGCCCGTGATCGCGCTGGTCCGCGACGACGACCTGGACCTGATCGGCCAAGCGAGGCCGGGGCAGATGGTGCACTTACTGGGGGCCGCTGAGCCCGGCGCTCCTAGCCGAACAGCAGGTGCGCAACGGTGA
- a CDS encoding DUF445 domain-containing protein, whose product MQVNSEQIPTEDVTNPHPASGPVPAPARPAVVDLSAGDLEKAAALRRMKRLALALLIGMALIFTVAFAFQKQYPWLEYVRAAAEGGMVGALADWFAVTALFKYPMGLKIPHTAIIPRRKDQIGESLSEFVESNFLSQEVVQEKLASIDIARKAGAWLSGPGGAERVAKEGGAAIRGVFTVLNDDDVQAVIEGMVRKHLLTPPWGPPVGRMAERIFADGHHHKLVDLLVDRAADWVDANHATVNRLVSDRSPLWVPTFVDGLVGDRVYVELSKFMRAVQSDQNHQVRQSIDAYLTDLAQDLQHDPAMIERAESIKAQILGDPEVRELASRTWGTVKTALLNAVDDPDSELSLRFKGAVRDFGTRLVKDDELAGKVNAWIGDAAGYLVNTYRSDIAGVISDTVARWDADETSQKIELQVGKDLQYIRINGTVVGALAGLAIFTVAHLLFG is encoded by the coding sequence ATGCAGGTGAACTCTGAACAAATCCCAACTGAAGACGTCACCAACCCCCATCCGGCGTCAGGCCCCGTACCCGCACCGGCTCGTCCCGCCGTCGTCGATCTTTCGGCAGGAGACCTGGAGAAAGCGGCCGCGCTGCGCCGAATGAAACGGCTGGCTTTGGCCCTGCTGATCGGGATGGCCCTGATCTTCACCGTGGCGTTCGCCTTCCAGAAGCAGTACCCGTGGCTTGAGTACGTTCGCGCGGCGGCCGAGGGCGGCATGGTTGGCGCACTGGCTGACTGGTTCGCCGTGACCGCCCTGTTCAAGTACCCCATGGGCCTCAAGATCCCGCACACCGCCATCATCCCGCGGCGCAAGGACCAGATTGGCGAATCGCTCAGCGAGTTCGTGGAAAGCAACTTCCTGTCCCAGGAGGTTGTGCAGGAGAAGTTGGCGAGCATCGATATCGCCCGCAAAGCCGGTGCTTGGCTGTCCGGTCCGGGTGGTGCCGAACGCGTAGCGAAGGAAGGTGGCGCGGCGATCCGCGGCGTGTTCACCGTCCTCAATGACGACGACGTCCAAGCGGTCATCGAGGGCATGGTCCGCAAACACCTGCTCACCCCGCCATGGGGGCCACCGGTGGGCCGGATGGCGGAACGGATCTTCGCGGACGGCCACCACCACAAGCTGGTTGACCTGCTGGTGGACCGCGCCGCTGACTGGGTGGACGCCAACCATGCAACGGTGAACCGGCTCGTTTCGGACCGTTCGCCCCTCTGGGTGCCAACGTTCGTTGACGGCCTGGTGGGTGACCGCGTGTACGTGGAGCTGTCCAAGTTCATGCGGGCGGTCCAGTCCGACCAGAACCACCAAGTGCGTCAATCCATCGACGCCTACCTCACCGACCTTGCCCAGGACCTGCAACACGATCCAGCCATGATTGAGCGCGCCGAATCCATCAAGGCGCAGATCCTTGGCGACCCCGAGGTCCGCGAACTGGCATCACGCACCTGGGGAACGGTGAAGACTGCGCTGCTCAACGCCGTCGACGACCCTGACAGCGAACTGAGCCTGCGCTTCAAAGGTGCCGTCCGGGACTTCGGCACGCGCCTGGTCAAGGACGACGAACTGGCCGGCAAGGTCAATGCCTGGATTGGCGACGCGGCCGGATACCTGGTGAACACCTACCGGTCGGACATCGCTGGCGTCATCTCGGACACGGTGGCGCGTTGGGACGCGGACGAAACCTCCCAGAAGATCGAGCTCCAGGTGGGCAAGGACCTCCAGTACATCCGCATCAACGGAACCGTGGTTGGCGCGCTGGCGGGGCTTGCCATCTTCACCGTTGCGCACCTGCTGTTCGGCTAG
- a CDS encoding glycerophosphodiester phosphodiesterase: MTSDDFATARPKVYAHRGSSAAFAEHTRAAYLRAIADGADGVECDVHLTRDQHVVLLHDANLDRTSTGTGPVAEYTLEELRALDFSSWKGARIPEAYGGVADQFLTLPELLDILRGAGRDIGLAIELKHPSPYGLKLEDRVLAVLAEEGWTPEDSRLENILVSFMSFDSDSVQRLLETVPAQHVCQLVDDYTVQEIREELGLGFLTGGAVANVMKAMQEDAERVLDEGQAGIAGPGIDYVREHARNVQRWLEAGRVFRVWTVDSEKDVALCQGLGIHEITTNKPAQVLAQLMVSS, translated from the coding sequence ATGACAAGCGACGACTTCGCCACAGCAAGGCCCAAGGTCTACGCCCACCGGGGCTCCAGTGCCGCCTTTGCCGAACACACCAGGGCTGCCTATTTGAGGGCCATCGCCGATGGGGCGGATGGCGTCGAATGCGACGTGCACCTGACACGGGACCAACACGTGGTGTTGTTGCACGACGCCAACCTGGACCGAACCTCCACCGGGACAGGTCCGGTGGCCGAGTACACCCTGGAAGAACTCCGCGCACTGGACTTCTCGTCATGGAAAGGCGCCCGCATCCCCGAAGCCTATGGGGGAGTGGCCGATCAATTCCTGACGTTGCCTGAGCTGTTGGACATCCTCCGTGGGGCCGGACGCGACATCGGGTTGGCCATTGAACTCAAGCACCCAAGTCCCTATGGGCTGAAGCTTGAGGACCGGGTGTTGGCCGTGCTGGCCGAGGAGGGTTGGACGCCGGAGGATTCAAGGCTGGAGAACATCCTGGTGTCCTTCATGAGCTTCGATTCCGACTCGGTGCAGCGGCTGCTGGAGACTGTTCCAGCGCAGCATGTCTGCCAACTGGTGGACGACTACACGGTCCAGGAGATCCGGGAGGAACTGGGCCTGGGCTTCCTCACTGGTGGGGCGGTAGCCAACGTCATGAAGGCAATGCAGGAAGATGCTGAGCGCGTGCTGGACGAGGGGCAGGCGGGAATCGCAGGCCCCGGCATCGACTATGTCCGCGAGCATGCCCGCAACGTGCAGCGGTGGTTGGAGGCGGGCCGTGTTTTCCGGGTGTGGACGGTTGATTCCGAAAAGGACGTAGCCCTTTGCCAAGGCCTCGGCATTCATGAGATCACCACCAACAAGCCCGCGCAGGTCTTGGCGCAGCTCATGGTTTCCAGCTGA
- a CDS encoding DoxX family protein translates to MSLRWSPKATHTVSAIGLSALLLASAAKHFRTPRFYYPVVPDYLCRRDEPGSRPNGPLAVMSREEWVASSGLLEVAAAVGLLVPATRKVAADATTAMFAAFLAGHIDALRRAYGPKGTAAERRIHTVRLPLQIPLILWSWSLRK, encoded by the coding sequence ATGTCACTTCGCTGGTCACCCAAGGCAACACATACCGTCTCAGCAATAGGCTTGAGCGCATTGCTCCTGGCCAGCGCCGCAAAGCACTTCCGTACCCCCAGGTTCTATTACCCCGTGGTTCCGGACTACCTGTGCCGCAGGGATGAGCCGGGGAGCCGTCCCAACGGGCCCCTTGCAGTGATGTCCCGCGAGGAATGGGTTGCGTCGTCGGGGCTGCTCGAGGTGGCTGCCGCCGTCGGGCTTCTGGTGCCGGCGACACGCAAGGTGGCCGCTGACGCAACCACAGCCATGTTCGCTGCATTCCTTGCAGGGCATATTGATGCCCTGCGGCGTGCTTACGGGCCGAAAGGCACTGCGGCCGAGAGGCGTATCCACACCGTGCGGCTGCCCTTGCAGATTCCGCTCATCCTCTGGTCGTGGAGCCTGCGGAAATGA
- a CDS encoding AzlC family ABC transporter permease: MTSGSTPLKLRESPAFKIALSLSIATGLYGVSFGALSVASGFDFWQTMVLSLLLFSGGSQFAFIGVVAGGGSGVAAMTASALLGLRNGIYGMQINAMLRPGGWKRYFSAHVTIDESTATASGQTDPDEQRRGFWTAGIGIFILWNIFTAIGALAGDAMGDPKQWGLDGAAVAAFLALLWPRLKGREPWAIAAACALATVLAVPFVPSGVPILVAAVVAGIIGWFSHARMDEGLEPDVDPYAEKHQQERRSNP; the protein is encoded by the coding sequence ATGACCAGTGGTTCCACGCCCCTGAAACTCAGGGAGTCGCCGGCATTCAAGATCGCCCTCTCCCTGAGCATCGCCACAGGACTCTACGGGGTTTCGTTTGGCGCCTTGTCCGTCGCATCCGGATTCGATTTCTGGCAGACGATGGTACTGAGCCTCCTGCTCTTCAGCGGTGGTTCGCAATTCGCGTTCATTGGTGTCGTGGCAGGCGGCGGCTCCGGGGTGGCGGCCATGACAGCCAGCGCACTCCTGGGTTTGCGCAACGGCATATACGGCATGCAGATCAATGCGATGCTCCGGCCTGGCGGCTGGAAGCGCTACTTCTCCGCCCACGTCACCATTGATGAGTCGACGGCGACGGCGTCCGGCCAGACGGACCCTGACGAGCAGCGCCGGGGGTTCTGGACCGCAGGCATCGGAATATTCATCTTGTGGAATATTTTCACGGCCATCGGAGCCCTGGCCGGAGATGCCATGGGAGATCCGAAGCAGTGGGGCCTCGATGGCGCCGCGGTGGCCGCGTTCCTGGCCTTGCTCTGGCCGCGGCTGAAGGGCCGCGAGCCGTGGGCCATCGCAGCAGCGTGCGCATTGGCCACCGTCCTGGCGGTGCCCTTCGTGCCGTCGGGTGTTCCCATTCTGGTTGCTGCCGTGGTGGCCGGAATCATCGGGTGGTTCAGCCACGCACGCATGGATGAAGGGCTTGAACCGGACGTGGATCCTTACGCCGAGAAGCACCAGCAAGAACGCAGGAGTAACCCATGA
- a CDS encoding AzlD domain-containing protein: protein MNLWLWILIACGLAYLTKLLGYFVPAKLLESPRIMHVAGTMTIGLLASLTVVNAVASGQGLVLDARIGALAAAAVALWLRAPFLVVVISGAAAAALLRLLGWG, encoded by the coding sequence ATGAACCTGTGGCTTTGGATCCTGATCGCCTGCGGCCTGGCGTACCTCACCAAGTTGCTGGGCTACTTCGTGCCCGCCAAGTTGTTGGAAAGCCCCCGGATCATGCATGTTGCCGGCACCATGACCATCGGTTTGCTGGCGTCCCTGACCGTGGTCAATGCTGTCGCATCGGGGCAGGGCTTGGTTCTTGACGCCCGCATCGGTGCGTTGGCTGCAGCCGCCGTGGCACTCTGGCTTCGGGCGCCGTTCCTGGTGGTGGTGATTTCCGGTGCTGCCGCGGCTGCCCTGCTCAGGCTGCTGGGGTGGGGCTAG